In Topomyia yanbarensis strain Yona2022 chromosome 2, ASM3024719v1, whole genome shotgun sequence, one DNA window encodes the following:
- the LOC131684406 gene encoding sodium-coupled monocarboxylate transporter 1-like, translating into MSLDERWKDMYKFGVVDYGVFSAMLILSATCGIYFGFFQRTVSQTPESSDDECATGSRSCSNRRRTAASFGSSTMDEYLLGSRKLKTFPVAMSLVAGYISGVTILGTPAEIYNFGTQYWLIVVPILLMGVAVSTIYLPVFCSLKLSSSYEYLELRFNSSVRSIASIMFVLDELFFLPMIIYVPALAFNQVTGFNLYIIGAIVCLVCIFYTLLGGIKAVVFTDAWQVVVMFISVVVVVILGTIAIGDPTIIWDRSEIGDRINFFNFNPSLYERQTFWGVLIGGFFYWTSFNSVNQTMVQRYMSLPNLKKAKRSIGMFTIGMAIFVTACCYAGLLIYAYYYQCDPMSVGFVQTDDQLFPHYVMEIVGHLQGIPGLFIAGVFGAALSSLSVVLNSTSAVLLEDILKGLFRVNPSPFVANVFVRGSVVVLGLAAMGCLFIIEKLGGILSVATSLSAIAAGTTCGIFTLGMLVPWSNSKGALFGGVSGAILSGWVSLGAQLATASGNIVPHKLPVSIDGCPDDLLSNSTIVNPIYPDESNVFPLYRLSYHWITPIGVLTVLIVGTIVSFLTNPRNLKDIDPELISPIIHRFLPQESFGNFGSASKETPVNFSKEMRSSYGSDSAFQSAKIKQSR; encoded by the exons ATGTCGCTAGACGAAAGATGGAAGGATATGTACAAATTCGGCGTAGTTGATTATGGAGTATTTTCTGCGATGCTAATCCTTTCGGCTACCTGTGggatttattttggatttttccaACGTACCGTCAGCCAAACACCGGAAAGCAGCGATGACGAATGTGCTACTGGTAGCAGAAGTTGTAGTAACCGCAGGCGAACGGCCGCCTCTTTTGGATCTTCGACGATGGATGAGTATCTGCTCGGTTCGCGGAAGCTGAAAACGTTCCCGGTCGCCATGAGCCTGGTCGCTGGTTATATATCCGGAGTGACCATTCTGGGCACTCCGGCGGAGATATACAATTTCGGTACGCagtactggttgattgttgtaCCGATATTGCTGATGGGAGTGGCAGTTAGTACGATCTACTTGCCGGTGTTCTGTTCCCTGAAGCTAAGTTCATCTTATGAG TACTTGGAATTACGGTTTAATTCATCCGTAAGGTCGATAGCCTCCATAATGTTTGTACTAGATGAG ctGTTCTTTCTACCAATGATAATCTATGTGCCAGCACTGGCATTCAATCaag TTACTGGTTTCAACTTGTATATAATTGGAGCCATTGTCTGTCTCGTGTGCATATTTTATACATTGTTG GGTGGAATCAAAGCGGTCGTTTTCACCGATGCCTGGCAGGTGGTCGTGATGTTTATCTCCGTAGTCGTTGTGGTCATTCTGGGTACCATAGCAATCGGTGATCCAACTATCATATGGGACCGATCGGAGATTGGTGacagaattaattttttcaa CTTCAACCCGTCGCTTTACGAGCGACAAACGTTTTGGGGTGTGTTGATTGGAGGATTCTTCTACTGGACCTCATTCAACTCTGTCAACCAGACTATGGTGCAACGGTACATGTCACTGCCAAATCTGAAGAAGGCTAAGAG GTCCATTGGCATGTTTACCATCGGAATGGCCATTTTTGTTACCGCTTGTTGCTACGCTGGGCTACTGATCTATGCTTACTACTACCAGTGTGATCCAATGTCGGTAGGATTTGTCCAAACGGATGACCAGTTGTTCCCTCATTATGTAATGGAAATCGTAGGACATCTGCAGGGGATTCCTGGTCTGTTCATTGCTGGAGTTTTCGGAGCTGCTCTCAGTTCACTATCGGTAGTTCTTAATTCTACCTCTGCGGTGCTATTGGAAGACATACTCAAGGGACTGTTTCGTGTGAATCCTAGCCCATTTGTAGCTAATGTGTTTGTAAGAGGAAGTGTCGTCGTCCTTGGTTTAGCCGCAATGGGCTGTTTGTTCATAATCGAAAAGCTTGGAGGTATATTGAGTGTGGCAACCTCTTTATCGGCTATTGCAGCCGGAACCACGTGTGGAATTTTTACACTTGGAATGTTGGTTCCGTGGAGTAACTCTAAAGGTGCGCTATTTGGTGGAGTTTCAGGAGCTATTCTATCTGGATGGGTTTCGTTAGGAGCTCAGCTCGCTACAGCTAGCGGTAATATTGTTCCACATAAACTTCCCGTGTCGATAGATGGATGTCCGGACGATTTACTGTCAAACAGTACTATCGTGAACCCGATTTATCCGGATGAATCAAATGTGTTCCCACTCTACCGTCTATCATATCACTGGATTACTCCTATCGGGGTTTTAACAGTGCTAATAGTTGGCACTATCGTATCGTTCCTGACAAATCCTAGAAATCTGAAGGACATCGACCCGGAGTTAATATCACCGATTATCCACCGTTTCTTGCCACAGGAATCCTTCGGAAACTTCGGGTCGGCATCCAAAGAAACTCCAGTTAATTTCAGTAAGGAAATGCGATCGTCCTATGGTTCTGATTCTGCGTTCCAGAGTGCCAAAATAAAACAATCCCGCTAA
- the LOC131684407 gene encoding uncharacterized protein LOC131684407 isoform X1 yields MTTVPNQEDLEARIARIKKRNEEIEKKHREAEADRLMAMKENAMVEIKPPKDDDWPREHKYDKIEFTYDLDADALAELEEKKKEKNAFIQKIAKDYKVFAEGEGPPPDPAYSFLADVERDGEKIMPTNINIINKSNKNNFERKNPNNRSGRLLSGSAIVGSSNRGRGGIAVGGGKSNYSGNLQRSLSTNEHDGRSRPEHSRFNNTRTGGIGVGSGTGEGRWRRDWEGDRSKDDNCIHNQSNGFKGEPNLTVSISQDGEFKSVKVTSPPIIGSGRVGPRQPAKPQFQFQTTGNQPMDYHSQHGHPQQQSTKPSSHQRSNNENFNRNVTGRKSDKEAKRTPRTGGQQTAANKLAAGGSVQDRLNRNRVVNIDRNENTIKVSTNGSIHSVENGSHSLKTNATLKTISKIIEKNAEIDEKLARQMHHENEKMASRMKELRMQDGA; encoded by the exons ATGACAACCGTGCCAAATCAGGAAGACCTGGAGGCAAGAATTGCTAGGATCAAAAAACGCAACGAGGAGATTGAGAAGAAGCACCGAGAAGCCGAAGCAGATCGTTTAATGGCAATGAAGGAGAACGCCATGGTGGAGATCAAACCTCCGAAGGATGATGATTGGCCACGGGAGCATAAATATGATAAGATTGAGTTCACGTACGATCTGGATGCAGATGCACTGGCAGAACTCGAAG AGAAAAAGAAAGAGAAAAACGCATTCATTCAAAAAATTGCCAAGGATTATAAAGTCTTTGCCGAAGGCGAAGGGCCACCGCCGGATCCTGCGTACAGTTTTCTGGCAGATGTCGAACGGGATGGTGAAAAAATTATGCCTACGAATATTAACATTATCAATAAAAGCAACAAGAATAACTTTGAGCGAAAAAATCCAAACAATCGAAGTGGTCGCCTCTTAAGTGGCAGTGCCATCGTCGGCAGCAGCAATCGTGGACGAGGTGGAATTGCAGTCGGTGGCGGAAAGTCGAATTACAGTGGAAACTTGCAAAGATCACTATCGACTAATGAGCACGATGGCAGATCCAGGCCGGAACATAGTCGTTTCAATAACACTAGGACAGGCGGAATAGGAGTTGGTAGCGGCACCGGAGAAGGTCGCTGGCGTCGTGATTGGGAGGGCGATAGGAGCAAGGACGACAACTGTATCCACAATCAAAGCAATGGGTTCAAGGGTGAGCCAAATTTGACCGTATCTATTTCACAAGATGGGGAATTTAAAAGTGTGAAAG TGACATCACCACCAATTATTGGCAGCGGTCGGGTTGGTCCACGTCAACCAGCGAAGCCACAGTTCCAATTTCAAACGACTGGCAATCAGCCAATGGATTATCACTCTCAACATGGCCATCCCCAGCAGCAAAGTACTAAACCATCATCGCATCAACGAAGTAACAATGAAAACTTCAATCGAAATGTGACTGGGCGAAAATCTGATAAAGAAGCTAAACGGACACCTAGAACCGGTGGTCAACAAACGGCAGCAAATAAACTGGCTGCAGGTGGAAGCGTCCAGGATCGGTTGAATCGCAATCGGGTTGTAAACATCGATAGAAACGAAAACACCATAAAGGTCAGCACGAATGGGAGCATTCATTCGGTCGAAAATGGTTCTCACTCCTTAAAAACAAACGCTACATTAAAAACGATTTCCAAGATTATCGAAAAGAATGCTGAGATCGATGAAAAACTAGCCCGCCAAATGCATCACGAAAACGAAAAGATGGCTAGTCGTATGAAAGAGCTCCGTATGCAAGATGGAGCTTAG
- the LOC131684407 gene encoding uncharacterized protein LOC131684407 isoform X2, whose product MTTVPNQEDLEARIARIKKRNEEIEKKHREAEADRLMAMKENAMVEIKPPKDDDWPREHKYDKIEFTYDLDADALAELEEKKKEKNAFIQKIAKDYKVFAEGEGPPPDPAYSFLADVERDGEKIMPTNINIINKSNKNNFERKNPNNRSGRLLSGSAIVGSSNRGRGGIAVGGGKSNYSGNLQRSLSTNEHDGRSRPEHSRFNNTRTGGIGVGSGTGEGRWRRDWEGDRSKDDNCIHNQSNGFKVTSPPIIGSGRVGPRQPAKPQFQFQTTGNQPMDYHSQHGHPQQQSTKPSSHQRSNNENFNRNVTGRKSDKEAKRTPRTGGQQTAANKLAAGGSVQDRLNRNRVVNIDRNENTIKVSTNGSIHSVENGSHSLKTNATLKTISKIIEKNAEIDEKLARQMHHENEKMASRMKELRMQDGA is encoded by the exons ATGACAACCGTGCCAAATCAGGAAGACCTGGAGGCAAGAATTGCTAGGATCAAAAAACGCAACGAGGAGATTGAGAAGAAGCACCGAGAAGCCGAAGCAGATCGTTTAATGGCAATGAAGGAGAACGCCATGGTGGAGATCAAACCTCCGAAGGATGATGATTGGCCACGGGAGCATAAATATGATAAGATTGAGTTCACGTACGATCTGGATGCAGATGCACTGGCAGAACTCGAAG AGAAAAAGAAAGAGAAAAACGCATTCATTCAAAAAATTGCCAAGGATTATAAAGTCTTTGCCGAAGGCGAAGGGCCACCGCCGGATCCTGCGTACAGTTTTCTGGCAGATGTCGAACGGGATGGTGAAAAAATTATGCCTACGAATATTAACATTATCAATAAAAGCAACAAGAATAACTTTGAGCGAAAAAATCCAAACAATCGAAGTGGTCGCCTCTTAAGTGGCAGTGCCATCGTCGGCAGCAGCAATCGTGGACGAGGTGGAATTGCAGTCGGTGGCGGAAAGTCGAATTACAGTGGAAACTTGCAAAGATCACTATCGACTAATGAGCACGATGGCAGATCCAGGCCGGAACATAGTCGTTTCAATAACACTAGGACAGGCGGAATAGGAGTTGGTAGCGGCACCGGAGAAGGTCGCTGGCGTCGTGATTGGGAGGGCGATAGGAGCAAGGACGACAACTGTATCCACAATCAAAGCAATGGGTTCAAGG TGACATCACCACCAATTATTGGCAGCGGTCGGGTTGGTCCACGTCAACCAGCGAAGCCACAGTTCCAATTTCAAACGACTGGCAATCAGCCAATGGATTATCACTCTCAACATGGCCATCCCCAGCAGCAAAGTACTAAACCATCATCGCATCAACGAAGTAACAATGAAAACTTCAATCGAAATGTGACTGGGCGAAAATCTGATAAAGAAGCTAAACGGACACCTAGAACCGGTGGTCAACAAACGGCAGCAAATAAACTGGCTGCAGGTGGAAGCGTCCAGGATCGGTTGAATCGCAATCGGGTTGTAAACATCGATAGAAACGAAAACACCATAAAGGTCAGCACGAATGGGAGCATTCATTCGGTCGAAAATGGTTCTCACTCCTTAAAAACAAACGCTACATTAAAAACGATTTCCAAGATTATCGAAAAGAATGCTGAGATCGATGAAAAACTAGCCCGCCAAATGCATCACGAAAACGAAAAGATGGCTAGTCGTATGAAAGAGCTCCGTATGCAAGATGGAGCTTAG
- the LOC131684408 gene encoding NADH dehydrogenase [ubiquinone] iron-sulfur protein 6, mitochondrial gives MACRMIIPPAARVLSQLGIRGITTQVLASRCAIIKDEITHTGQFYDEKDYRNARFVNAEKVVNPSWAIKLIDETPIIESTQRVVYCDGGTDPALGHPKVYINLDKPGAHACGYCGQRFQKKDHHH, from the exons ATGGCTTGCAGAATGATAATTCCACCTGCGGCTCGTGTCCTCAGTCAGCTAGGGATCCGTGGCATTACGACACAAGTGTTGGCTTCGCGCTGTGCGATCATCAAGGATGAAATAACCCATACTGGCCAG TTCTACGACGAGAAGGATTACCGTAACGCTCGTTTCGTAAACGCCGAAAAAGTTGTCAACCCAagctgggctattaagctgatCGATGAGACACCGATAATCGAGTCAACTCAACGGGTTGTGTACTGTGACGGTGGTACTGACCCGGCACTAGGACATCCGAAGGTGTACATCAATCTG GATAAACCTGGAGCTCACGCTTGTGGATACTGCGGACAGCGTTTCCAGAAAAAAGATCACCACCACTAA
- the LOC131684402 gene encoding uncharacterized protein LOC131684402, which yields MDLLKKMMGLDGHTGDDDDKRKKKPTVKDEFRKPVWVEEYDSDDDLFDNQKIMGVQIFTNPLEIQKHFDHQIQEMMKSLEEFDDGAIKAFDHNLKQDFLKPGFEDEIKKELMKENLVDTDLDGEIYPDQLHTLLQRISPDLKELLPKKRGSGTPSRSEPKMKLTDEQKIMDWIHGYKESDPLPAVRPRAPRRMPSQRFHDGIFEGTFQGPRMFGQSIISQTIRKPDGTYETRKTVRDSEGHTKTTITRSTKDGQKETITTYGDEGGSTGMVKPFIGGITVPNSDSNDSVAHALLDSDQGCRKHLYSKNGYVLPKNLW from the exons ATGGATCTGTTGAAGAAGATGATGGGCCTGGATGGTCACACAGGGGACGACGATGACAAAAG AAAAAAGAAACCAACCGTAAAGGATGAATTCCGTAAACCCGTCTGGGTCGAGGAGTATGACAGCGACGATGATCTCTTTGACAATCAAAAAATTATGGGCGTTCAAATTTTCACCAATCCGTTGGAGATTCAGAAGCACTTCGACCATCAGATCCAGGAAATGATGAAGAGTTTGGAGgaatttgatg ACGGTGCCATTAAAGCTTTTGATCACAATTTGAAACAGGACTTCCTGAAGCCTGGTTTCGAAGATGAAATCAAAaaagagctcatgaaagaaaATCTGGTTGATACAGATCTCGATGGAGA AATCTATCCGGATCAATTACACACCCTGTTGCAACGTATCTCACCGGATCTAAAAGAGCTGCTACCGAAGAAGCGCGGATCAGGCACACCTTCCAGATCGGAACCGAAAATGAAGCTTACTGACGAGCAAAAGATCATGGACTGGATTCATGGTTACAAAGAATCGGATCCGTTGCCGGCAGTGCGTCCGCGTGCTCCACGCAGAATGCCATCTCAACGTTTCCATGACGGTATATTCGAAGGCACATTCCAAGGGCCACGCATGTTCGGGCAGAGTAtaatttcacaaacaatccggaAACCTGATGGA ACTTACGAAACTCGCAAAACGGTTCGCGACTCGGAGGGCCACACTAAAACTACCATCACCCGTTCGACCAAAGATGGTCAAAAGGAAACCATAACAACTTACGGCGACGAAGGCGGGTCTACCGGGATGGTGAAACCCTTCATTGGGGGCATCACGGTGCCGAATTCGGATAGCAACGATTCTGTTGCTCACGCGCTGCTAGATTCGGACCAGGGTTGCCGCAAGCACCTCTACTCCAAGAATGGTTACGTCTTACCGAAGAACCTCTGGTGA